From the genome of Streptomyces sp. JH34:
CGCACAGCCCGCACGGGGTGCTGTGGTGCGACGGCCGCCGCACCGTCGAGCTGCCCGCCGGGGCTCGCGTCGAGGTCCGGCGCGGCGCGGTGCCCGTACGGCTCGCACGGCTCCACCAGGCGTCGTTCACCGACCGTCTGGTGGCGAAGTTCGCACTGCCCGTCCAGGGCTGGCGGGGCGCTCCGCACTGATCTCCAGGGCCGCTGCTCACACCCGCGTGAGTGAATCCGCCACCGGGGTCCGTCGCACACCGGGCCCGGGACCTCGTAAGGTCATGTCCGTGTTGGAGGAGATGCGGATACGGTCGCTCGGAGTCATCGACGACGCGGTGGTGGAGCTGTCACCCGGTTTCACCGCGGTGACGGGTGAGACCGGCGCGGGTAAGACCATGGTCGTCACCAGCCTCGGGCTGCTGCTCGGAGGGCGTGCCGACCCCGCCCTGGTGCGGATCGGTGCCAAGGCCGCGGTCGTCGAGGGGCGCATCACCGTGTCCCCGGGCGACGCGGCGGCGGTACGGGCCGAGGAGGCCGGCGGCGAGGTCGAGGACGGTGCGCTGATCGTCAGCCGTACCGTTTCGGCGGAGGGGCGCTCCCGCGCCCATCTCGGCGGGAGATCCGTGCCCGTGGGGGTGCTGGCCGAACTCGCCGACGAACTCGTGGCCGTGCACGGCCAGACCGACCAGCAGGGCCTGCTCAAGCCGGCACGGCAGCGCCAGGCGCTGGACCGGTACGCCGGCAGTGGCGTCGACGGCCCGCTCACCACGTACACGGCGGCCTACCGGCGGCTGCGTGCCGTCGTCACCGAGCTCGACGAACTGACCACCCGGGCCAGGGAACGCGCCCAGGAGGCGGACCTGCTGCGCTTCGGCCTCGACGAGGTCGCCGCCGTGGAACCGCTGCCGGGGGAGGACACCGAACTCGCGGCGGAAGCCGAACGTCTCGGCCACGCCGAGGCGCTCGCCTCCGCGGCGGCCCTCGCCCACGCGGCGCTCGCGGGCGATCCCGAGGATCAGGAGGGTGTGGACGCCACCACGGTCGTGGCCGCCGCCGGACGGTCCCTGGACGCCGTGCGGGCGCACGACCCGGCCCTGGCGGCACTGGCCGACCGGATCGGCGAGATCTCGATCCTGTTGGCCGACGTCGCCGGGGAACTCGCCGGATATGCCGACCAGCTCGACGCGGACCCGCTGCGGCTCGCCGCCGTGGAGGAACGGCGTGCCGCGCTCACCGCGCTCACCCGCAAGTACGGCGAGGACATCACCTCCGTGCTCGCCTGGGCCCAGGAAGGCGCCTCCCGGCTGACCGAGCTGGAGGGCGACGACGACCGCATCGGGGAGCTGACGGCGGAGCGCGACGCGCTGCGCGGCGAGCTCTCCGTGCTCGGGCAGCAGCTGACCGACGCACGGACGGAGGCGGCGGCCCGCTTCGCCGCGGCCGTCACGGAGGAACTGGCGTCCCTCGCCATGCCGCACGCCCGGGTCTCCTTCGCCATCGGTCAGTCCGAGGCGCCGGACGAGGCCTCCGGCATCGACATCGGCGGCCGGAGCGTGCTCTACGGTCCGTCCGGCGCCGACGAGGTGGAACTCCTGCTGGCGCCGCACCCCGGAGCGCAGCCACGGCCGATCGCCAAGCGCGCGTCGGGCGGTGAGCTGTCGCGGGTGATGCTCGCCGTCGAAGTGGTCTTCGCCGGTTCGGACCCCGTGCCGACGTACCTCTTCGACGAGGTCGACGCCGGTGTCGGCGGCAAGGCCGCCGTCGAGGTCGGCCGGCGGCTGGCGAAGCTCGCCAGGTCCGCACAGGTCGTCGTGGTCACCCACCTCCCGCAGGTGGCGGCCTTCGCCGACCGGCAGCTGCTGGTCGAGAAGACCGTGGACGGATCGGTGACCAGGAGCGGCGTCACGGTCCTGGAGGGCGAGGACCGGGTCCGGGAGCTGTCCCGGATGCTCGCGGGGCAGGAGGACTCCGAGACCGCGCGGGCCCACGCCGAGGAGCTCCTGGAGACCGCCCGGGCCGACGGCTGACGGCGCGCAGACGTCAGTTTCACGCGGCCCGCTTCACTCGTACGGGTGGGGTGGGCCGCCCCGGTGTCGACGCGAGTACGGGAACAACGTTTCGTCAGTCCCGGAACGTGCGTACGGACTGGCATCCTTGGGACCGTACTAATCACCGACTCGGTAGCCCCGGGAGCCGATCAACCGTGTCTCAGTTGCGTACGGTCCAAGTCCTGGGCGGCGGTGCCGGAAGCAGCGCCCGTGTCAGCTCGCTCGCCGCGGGACTGGTCGCCAGAGGCGTGCAGGTCACCGTCTGCGCCCCGGCCGGTTCCGGTCACGCCCACGGCCTCCCCGCCTCGGGAACCCGCTTCGTCGCGGTGCCCCGGCGCAGCGATCCCGCCTCCGTCGCCGCCCTGCGCATCGCGTGCACCGGGGCGGACATCGTCCACGCCCACGGCCTGCACGCCGCCGTGCGCGCCGGGATCGCGCTCAGCGGGCGTGGCACCCCGCTGGTGGTGACCTGGCACACCCGCGCCCACGCGGAGGGCGCCCGCGGCCGGCTGCTGCGGATGCTGGAGCGGAAGGCGGCCCGGGCCGCCGCCGTCGTGCTGGGCACCTCGTGGGAAATGGTCGACCGGGCCCGCCGCCGAGGTGCCAGGGACGCGCGGCTCGCGCCGGTCGCGATCCCCGCGAGCCGTTGGGCCGGCGCCCCCGACGACGGCAAGGTGCGCGCCGAACTGGGCGCGGTCGGACGGCCGTTGCTGGTCTCGGCGGCCCAGCACGACCATGACGCGCTGCTGGACGCGGCGCGCGGGTGGTGCGCGCTGGACCCCCCGCCCCTGCTGGCCGTCGTGGGGGAGGAGCACCGGGCCGGCGCCCTGAGGCGCCGGATCGCGGCGGAGGGCCTGCCCGTCGTCCTCGCGGGCGGACCGGACGGTATCGGCGACCTCCTGGCCGCGGCCGACATCGCCGTCCTGTCCGGCCGGGGATGCGGCGGCCCGCTGCTCGCCCGCGAGGCCCTGAGGCTCGGCATCCCCCTGGTCGCGGCCCGTGCCGACGGACTGCCCGAACTCGTCGGTGACGCGGCGGAACTGGTTCCGCACGGGGACGCCGAGGCCCTCTCCGAGGCCGTCGTACGGCTCCTCGGCGACCCCGGGCGACGGCAGCGGCTCGCCGAATCGGGGCGCGCGCAGGCCGCGGGCTGGCCGACCGAGGACGACACGATCGCCCATGTGCTCTCCGTGTACGACGAGTTGGCGACGCCCGTGGCGGCCGGCTGACCCCGGTACGGCCCCGCGGATTCGAGGGACCGCCCTGTGCGCCCGCCGGTCAGCCCGCGTGCCGACGTGCCCTCAGGGCCAGGCTCAGGGCCAGCACGGACTCGGGGTCGTCCAGGTCGGTGCCGAGCAGCTCGCCGATGCGGGCCAGCCGGTTGTAGAGAGTCTGCCGGTTC
Proteins encoded in this window:
- a CDS encoding glycosyltransferase family 4 protein, yielding MSQLRTVQVLGGGAGSSARVSSLAAGLVARGVQVTVCAPAGSGHAHGLPASGTRFVAVPRRSDPASVAALRIACTGADIVHAHGLHAAVRAGIALSGRGTPLVVTWHTRAHAEGARGRLLRMLERKAARAAAVVLGTSWEMVDRARRRGARDARLAPVAIPASRWAGAPDDGKVRAELGAVGRPLLVSAAQHDHDALLDAARGWCALDPPPLLAVVGEEHRAGALRRRIAAEGLPVVLAGGPDGIGDLLAAADIAVLSGRGCGGPLLAREALRLGIPLVAARADGLPELVGDAAELVPHGDAEALSEAVVRLLGDPGRRQRLAESGRAQAAGWPTEDDTIAHVLSVYDELATPVAAG
- the recN gene encoding DNA repair protein RecN, translating into MSVLEEMRIRSLGVIDDAVVELSPGFTAVTGETGAGKTMVVTSLGLLLGGRADPALVRIGAKAAVVEGRITVSPGDAAAVRAEEAGGEVEDGALIVSRTVSAEGRSRAHLGGRSVPVGVLAELADELVAVHGQTDQQGLLKPARQRQALDRYAGSGVDGPLTTYTAAYRRLRAVVTELDELTTRARERAQEADLLRFGLDEVAAVEPLPGEDTELAAEAERLGHAEALASAAALAHAALAGDPEDQEGVDATTVVAAAGRSLDAVRAHDPALAALADRIGEISILLADVAGELAGYADQLDADPLRLAAVEERRAALTALTRKYGEDITSVLAWAQEGASRLTELEGDDDRIGELTAERDALRGELSVLGQQLTDARTEAAARFAAAVTEELASLAMPHARVSFAIGQSEAPDEASGIDIGGRSVLYGPSGADEVELLLAPHPGAQPRPIAKRASGGELSRVMLAVEVVFAGSDPVPTYLFDEVDAGVGGKAAVEVGRRLAKLARSAQVVVVTHLPQVAAFADRQLLVEKTVDGSVTRSGVTVLEGEDRVRELSRMLAGQEDSETARAHAEELLETARADG